In the Anolis sagrei isolate rAnoSag1 chromosome 1, rAnoSag1.mat, whole genome shotgun sequence genome, GCTGCCATCTGTTGGTTGATCATTTTATAATCCATTCATTCACACTTGCTCTGTCTGTAGGTGCAAAGCCAACTCAGCACATTCCAATAATTTAAGTATTTTGCAGTCAGCAATGTTAATTCTGCAACAATTAAGGAACATACAGCTTTGTGGTATGTTTCAAATGAATATGTATCAAGAAGTTATCTGGGAGCAGAAATGGGTCTAGTATCCGGAATGAAAACATCTGACTCactaatactggtggggtgttTGGTTCTTCATGGTATTGCTGAATCCTTTTTTCACGGGTTTCCTGCAACAATGGAAAAGGGTTACCAGGAGCTAGGACTTTAACAGCATATTACAAATATGTTACAGAACACAACCAAATATTTCCATGTAGATTATGGATATAGCCTACTTCAAATTTTCTCATCTACCCCAGGAATCATGTATCACTGGTACTTGAGTTTCTGTTATTTATTATAATTCTGATCCAAATTAGATAAACAGATCTGCCCTTTAAAAAGGATGTAACAATGTCCTCACAGAGGGATCTAAATTGGGACCATGCTGGATGAGTGAGGACAGATAAACCTTTAGTTAAGATTCCTTCCACTTTCGCAAAAATGCTTCTGGCCTTGTTGATTATCAGAGGACTGTTTTTATGAATTGCTTTGCAGTAATAATAGTGATTTTAATCAATAAAAATGCTGTGGACTTCATCATAGCTGCAAGTAACTCTAAAAACTGTGAATGATCCTATTTATCAACTGGATATCCCACAGAGTCTCTTTGTTTCACCACCTAATGTTAAGGGACTCTGTGCTGCTTCTCTTTAGATGTCACACTAAATCATGCACATATTAGGAGTCTAAATTATGGTTTGTGTTTGCTGAAATGAGGGAGTAGGTAATCACTGATACTTTAGATGTTGGGGAATTACCACCCCTTTATCCCAGCCCGCGAAAGCCATTGGTCAGTAACGGCCTGTTACAAAGGTATACGATACTTACCCCCATGTGGGTGCTGTTAACATCTGGATCCAAATAATGGGGATTGATGTTGAAAGGAACCAGTCCCAAAGCCAGCAAAGAAGGTGGGTATACGATTGGCATGTCATTAGTTGTGTTGATACTGATTGTTGCTACATTGGTTCCGGCACTGGATCCTATGTATGGGACCCCATCCTGTAAGACAGAGAGCTCCATAggttggatttacactgccaaataatccagattatcaaatcagataatccagattatctgatttgaactggagtatatgagcctacactgccatataatccagttcaaagcagataatctggattttatatggctgtgtagaaggggcccgagtctacatttccatataatccagtctaaagcacataatctggattttatattgcagtgtagatggggccttagaaaaTCTGGGCAAGCCATCCTGATTGGCAAACAGCAATATCAACTAATCAAGAAGCTCAGatcacaatatttttaaatgtatttcagaATGCGGAAATGTATTTAAAGCAAGACTGAAAAAACAATGATCTTTCAGACCTGAATGCTACCAAATGCTACCAGCCCCAAATGGCCTAGTAAAGGTGAAGCATCAACCTCTGGAGGACTGAATGTTTTCCATTCCTGATTTAGAAAATGACCATTTCAAgtcgttgcccccccccccccccccaatttcaaatcatagatttggaagaggccacaagtaccatctagtccagtggttctcaacttgtaggtccccaggtattttggcctctagctgttaggatttctgagacttgaaggtcaaaacatttggggacccacaggttgagaaccactgatctagtccaacccccctacCATGAAGGAATGCATGATTAACTTAATGCATTATTGCTACAACAGATTAAAATAGCCACACTTTGGGGGTAGGTTGCACTCATCCCTCCATATTTTGTTTGCACACTAAATCATACTACCTCAAGAACTCTTTTCCTGATTGGCTGTACCAGACCATGGTCGTAAAGGGTTTTCAAGAGACGAAAGGTATTGCCACCACCTGCAGGAGAAGAGAGTTCTTTTTGTCGTGTTTTTTTCCCTTGCTTTGAGCCCACAAGACCTATAGTTGGTCTGGGAGAAGATGAACGGGGCATCTATACTCTTTTTCAGGGCAGGGCTATTCCAGATAGTCTAGATAAGAGAGTTAGCATTACATACTTTGCATATCTACTCATGGAACTAGATGGTAATATaatggaggtttagcacagcggATAAATCGTCAGCTattgtaagatctatcaaccaaaaggttgcaagttcgaaccccgggtttggcgtgagctgccaaatgacaccctagctcattgtttacctaagaaATTCAAAAATTAGAGAAATTAGCTACCGCTGAAATTAGCTACCGctgggaggtgttttatgacgccataaagagagaagatcagaaaatgctaggcgaccaaaaggaaggaggaagtcctgacagctcttcataATAGAGcacagagcaacagcaccccctggactcaagcccaaccttccatggcatcaaaaacagctggacactgaatcgaagcaaaccacctccttctgttgtctgtctgtctgtgtattgtctgtgcattgaatgtttgccaagtatatgtactgtgatccgccctgagtccccttcggggtgagaagggcagaatataaataaagtgttattattattatttattatggaaCTAGATGGTAATATAATGCCCACGTATACAAGGCTGGAGCCTAATAGCACAATCCCATATGTATCTCTATTCAGAAGTAAGTTCCACTGAACTACGTTATTTCTGTCATTCGGTAGCAAGGCTTTTATTTGCAAAAGATTGAAGGCAACCCCATATAAAGACTCTGAAGAGCCATTGCTAATAGAGAGCCAAATGGTCGAGTTGGTGAtgactaaggcctcttctacactgccatataaaatccagattatctgctttaaactggattatatggcagtgtaaagtcatataatccagttcaaagaagataatctggattatctgatttgataatctggattatatggcagtgtaaaagggctccgggtgtaaagtgttgtctacaaaggcagaaaaaaatctgattcaacTTGCGTTTTCCTAGTCTGCAGTGACCACGTTAACACCACACACATCTTTATTGCACTGAAATGAGAATGGCATTACCAGGCCCACATGTCCCCAGTGCAAGATCACTTTGATGTTAAAGAGTGGTCCTATAATGATCATGTGTGGTATACTTCACATTATTTCTAGGTCAATGAGGGACCATAGGAGCAGAGGTCCAACAACATTTACCATTTCTGAGTTATGCTTTCATTCTGAGCCAACACACAGGACCAGCACTTTCTTCCACATGCTTCCAGTCCCAACCTTATCAGTGAAAAAGCAGAATTGTGGTCCAAAGTTCCTTTTATTAAGCAACCACCACATTTCATTGTACTTTATCctcttattacactatgtaacaaaaattgaaaaaaatctgttcctggtttgaaagtgttatttcctgtttaataatgcagtgcttactttgaaagtagttgttctattccagaaacttcatttttgtggctgccacaaactatgttgaattggttgagactcagtgaagaattcattgaaaaactagagcaaaatgtgctgcaggatgtcccgccaaaacaaagtttttgtgatttaataaaccttttgtgtttttatgatagaaccaattaggaaatgacatttataacccaggagcaaaaatcatgttacatagtgttatcaggaAGACAATTGAGCAACTTGGGTCAAAGTCATCAGCAAGGAGCTAATATTTACCAATGAATATAGCTTCAGCTTTCCTTACAGATTCTCCTGGATCAATTGCCTCATGGATACTGTCTAGCTTATAGCCtacagaaaaaagaagagaggccGAAGAACAATCAATAAGTTAAGTGGAGCACTGTCAAGGGACTTGAAAACCATTTGAAAAGTATCCTCTGGGAAGAATGAAGTGCTGCAATGAATCCTGGACCAAGAGACTAATAGAGCTGCAGGGCCCCCTTTCGCAGGGTTAACTATTTAGCTTGAAAAAGGCAGTTAAGAGAAACTACTCAGGAATGTTAACTAACTGGGAGTACACAGCCCTTCACATCTGCAGGTTTAATTTTCATGGATTTGATCATTTGCACAATTGATTCATATGTTCTCTCCAATCATCTCTAGATTTCCAGCAGAGTTGCACTGGATGAGCTAGGGAATCCTAGGGAAAACACGGTTCTAGGCATTtgcaggtcctccagcatgatttgctgatttttttttaaattgtcatgtcaggagcgacctgagaaactgcaagtcacttctggtatgagagaattggccatctgcaaggatggttTGTTGATGCTCAGTATCAAGGGGAAGTCGACCaaagtcatgctgaaggacctacaGGTTCCTAGAAGAGTATTTTCTCAGgggaaaacatgtttttaattacGGTTTGATCACTTTTTCAGGAGTCTTGTACACCTacccccagtgaatgtggaaggctgattgtgtaacaggcatgggcaaactttgcccctctaGGTATTTTTGACTTCAgcatccacaattcctaacagctagtagagctggatgggatttctgggggttggaagtccaaaacacacgaagagccaaagtttgcccatgactgttgTATAGTCATTTGTTATCACCATTTGCAAGCCAGTGATTTGACTTAAGAAGGAAAGAATAAGTCCAGCTGGCACACTGATGCATTATAGTCATTTAATCCTAGATGTTCAGTGTGTTTATAAACATGGAACTAACTGCTCAAATCAGAGAGAAGTTCCTATCTGAACAGTAAAACACGGCACCCAATTATTGCCATGTCTGCTACTTATCCCTAGTCAGAGCCTCTCAGACATGCTTTCCATCCTATCCAGGTCACTTAGATTGAATGCAAGGAGACAAGGCTTTCAGCTCACCTCCATTCCTTGAGCTACCAAAATGAATTCAATCTACCACACATGTCTATTCGGCTTCTTGAATTCTGGGGCCATTTCATTCCAAAATGATAGTATTGAGGCTCAGTCTCCCAAAATCTTTAGTATCTATTTCCAATCAGAGATTAGAAACAaggagattaaaatacaatagtttaaTTCGCAGGAAAACACTATCGGGTGGGTACGATTGCACTGGAGAGCTCTGGGTCACAAGTTCTGCAGAAACTAAATGAGCGAgatgtaagattttttttcaggatGTAGGGACAGTAATTTCAAACCTAAGGTTGAGGGTGAAAGGAAGGCCAATGGCTGGGTACTCACTAGCCTATGTGCCCTTctgctccagatccatcaatggcaAACTTTCTTACCTAAACTTTCAAACTTTTCCCTGGCCATCTTGGCATAGGCATTTCGGTCGTGCAGAGCATAAGGAACGAAGAGAACTCGCTTCACATTCCTGGGTAAGATAACAATGTCACAACATTAGCCAAAGTCTGCAATCGGACAGCATCCCTCTATGACAAGGTTTTAAATGAATGCTAGAAATGTGGAGGCTGGAGTGAAGCTTTGTTGGTGGCATGTTTCTTATTTGGAAAGCTATACCCTCCCTGATTACAAAATTAGACATCCCTACTCAATAATGGCAACCCACACACAACTATTCACAATTtccaacctgtggctccccaggttttttggcctacaactcccagaaatcccagccagtttaccagctgttaggatttctgggagttgaaggccaaaacacctggggacacacaaattgagaaccactgctctagaacagtgtttctcaacctgggggtcgggacccttgagggggtcgtgaggggatgtcaaatgggtcaccagagaccatcagaaaacattgtattttctgttggtcatggggattccatgtggaaagtctgacccaattctattgttagtcaAGTTCAgagtgctgtttgattgtaggtgaactataaatcccaacaactacaattcccaaatgtcaaggtttattttccccagactccaccagtgttcacatttggacatattgagtattcatgccaggtttggtccagctTGCGTGAATCCACagcgctcctctggatataggtgaactataactcagaAATTCAAGTTCAATGTTTactaaatccttccagtgttttctgttggtcacgggagttctgtgtgccaagttcggttcaaatccatcactggtggagttcagaatgctctttgattatagctgaactataaatcccagcaactacaactcccaaattacaaaatcaatcctcctcaaacctcaccagtatttaaacttgggtgtatcaggtatttgtgctcaatttggtcaagtgaaggaaaatacatcctgcatattggatatttatgttacgatttataacagtagtaaaatgacagatatcaggtagcaactaaaacaatattatggttgggggtcgccaaaacataaggaactgtattaaggggtcacgtcattagaaaggttgaggaccactgctctagattatcaaggcaggaaaccccacattatctgagtgtggactcagggagCTTCCACGCAGCGGATTAAAATCCCaccttatttgctttgaactggaatatatggcagtgtggactcacataacccagttcaaagcctgatattctgggatatagggctgtgtggaagggcccaagtgGTCACAGGAAAATTAGTACAATACCAAGTTTGTAAACTTTGTGGTTTTCtaatgcattacaactgtattctcaatcAGCTTCTGACAGGATAAATCAAtaaactcccacagttcctaacaggcGGCAAACTGGGAGGGATTTGTGGGAGTGGAAGGCCCAAACCCCtgagtgggggtgggtggggagtTGTGCCAGGCCTGCTGCCCTGGGTCTTGAGTTGTGGGCTGGGTCCAAGGGAGCCCTTACTGGCCGAGGAAGCTGCGGATGTGGCTCTGGCAGTGGTCGAGGTAGCCTCCCCCGTGGAGGGTGGAGTTGGAGACCAGcaggaggcggcggcggaggcTTGCAGGGTCCCCCATTGGGAGAGGGGCTCTAGTCCTGAGGAGGCGCCGGGAAGCCAGCtcggaaggaggagaggaagggaagccaAAGCAGGAGGTGGAcagctcctccctccctccttcccctgaaGAGGAGGGAGgcgggcctgcctgcctgcctgcctgcacagCCCCTTCCTCCCTTGCTCCGGCCTGCAGCCTTggccttcctctccccctttctctccctgtcTCCTACTCCTCTTCCGCCATGCTGGACTTCGCCATCTTCGCCGCCACCTTCCTGCTCCTCTTGGTGGGAGCCGTGCTTTATCTCTACCCGGTAaaccaggaagaagaggaggaggattggggggaaaggggggctCACTTGGAGAGGCATCTCAGGCCTCCTGAATAGGCCAGCGTGGGGCATCCACACAGAGGAAGGAGGGCACTTCCATACCCCTTGAACCGCCACGCCTCAGCTCTCAAGaatcccacacagccctatatcccagttcaaagcagatattgtgggattgatattctggtttataggggaagggctctacatctctctctctctctctctctctctctctctctctcagggcccttccacacagccccatatcccagaatatcaaggcaggaaatcccaccatatcagctttgaactggattatgtggcagtgtggactcaggtaacccagttcaaagcagacatggtgggatttcctgacttgatattctgggttctatggatgtgcagaagggccctgagagagagagagagagagatgtagagCTCTTCCCCACAgtgctatatcccagaatatcaaggcaggaaatctcacaatatctgctttgaactgggttatagggcagtgtggactccagtaacccagggcccttccacacagccctgtatcccagaatatcatgccAGGAatcgctttaaactggattatctggcagtgtggacgcaggtaaaccaggacccttccacacagccctatatctcggAATGTCTTGGCAGGAatcgctttaaactggattatatggcagtgtggacgcaggtaactcagttcaaagcagatattgtggatttccttccttcatattctgggatataggactgtgggGAAGGGCTCTACATATCTCTCTCTCAGGGACCTTCCACatagccgtataacccagaatatacgGCTATAAGGCAGGAAATCACacttatttgctttgaactggattatgtggcagtgtggactcgggtaacccagttcaaagcaaatattgtaggatttcctgccttgatattctgggttatagggctgtggaGAAGGGctctacatctctctctctctctctctctctctctctctctgggcccttccatacagccctataacccagaatatcaaagcaggaaatcccaccatatctgctttggattctatggaagtgtggactcaggtaacccagttcaaagcagatattgtggggttttctgccttgatattctgggttctagggctgtgtggaagggccctgggttatctgagtccacactcagagaatgtgggattctctcccttgatattctgggatataggcctgggTGGAAAGAAAGGCCCATAGAAGTCTTGCTTTTTCTTTTGGAGAGAAGGCttaagactttgcaaaactgcaCTGAGCTCAAAGCTTTGTAAGTAGTGTcagttccacagtgtagatgcactccttgaAGGTCAgccctggatctacactgctctataatatagggcccttccccacagccatataacccaaggcccttccacatagccctatatcccagaatctcaaggcagaaaatcccaccatatctgctttgaactaggttatttgagtccacactgccatatattccagttcaaaggagataatgtgggatttatttcagctgtgtggaagcggaCCCAGTTTCTGACTCCAGGTTCgctgctttgacaatctggattatctggcagtgtagacctatccaatccagttcaaagcaaataatctgggaccagatcctctattatagagcagtgtagatccagcctcagtgggGCTTAATTCCAAGAAAGCAGTAAGTCGTATTGAATTCAGTGGATCTCTACAAGTCTATAGAAATATTCTACTTCCTGGgctctggatctacactgacatataaaacagattatcaaagcagataatccagattacctgcttcaaactggatcagatgaacctacactgccatataatccacttcagatctggattttatatggcagtgtatatgtgGCCTGAGGAGTCATATAGAATTGTATATTGCAAACAAGGTCTCAATACACTTTTAGCAATCGTACAGGCTGagacttagggcctttccacgcagccatatatcccagaatatcaaagcagaataacccacaatatctgctttgaactgggttacctgagtgcacactgccatataggccagttcaaagaagatcacCTGGggttgtattcagctgtgtggaaggggccttggggcctttccagacaggccctatattccaggatctaatcccaggttttctgctttaaactgcattatatgagtccccactgccacataatctgggataatcaaaaagcctgggatcagatcctgggcctgtctggaagggcccttctcTAAAATGCTTGGGATGTAAGTCTGGAATTTTTTTTACTGGAATACCtgcatatgtacacacatatatatacatacatagaagccttggagatggggcccaagtccaaacacaaaattcctgtatgtttcatatacaccttgtacATATAGCCTGAAGGCAAAGTTGTtgaacacagaaacatcaggaaagaaagaTTGACAGCCACTCGTATGGAAAGTTTTCAAGTTTGGTGTATTTTGGGATTTTGGTTGAGGGATATTCAATTTGAGCCACCAATTCCTCATTAAATTTGCCCCTGAAGTTTTATCCATCTAGTGAAGTGCCAAGGCAAGACTCCTGAGCTGCTCAATAGAAGAGCAGCCAGTCCCCaagtaaaaaaatacaaaatagatCTAGGTGCAGTATAGgaattgcactgcaaataatttaTACTTTTGCATCCTAAATACATAACTGAAAAGCACACTTGTCTTTATTTAagataaaatattttggattatgactatggaccagggtttgaatcccaacttggccatagaaacccactgggtgacagtgggcaaatcacactctctggctacactgccatataattatttattattattattatttcacagttttgtataccgagcttctcaacctcgtcgagggactcagcccggttt is a window encoding:
- the LOC132779341 gene encoding alpha-aspartyl dipeptidase-like, which encodes MGDPASLRRRLLLVSNSTLHGGGYLDHCQSHIRSFLGQNVKRVLFVPYALHDRNAYAKMAREKFESLGYKLDSIHEAIDPGESVRKAEAIFIGGGNTFRLLKTLYDHGLVQPIRKRVLEDGVPYIGSSAGTNVATISINTTNDMPIVYPPSLLALGLVPFNINPHYLDPDVNSTHMGETREKRIQQYHEEPNTPPVLGLREGCLLLVEGDKATLQGKTGARLFVRGTNPTEHEPGADFSFLLNEGPQKL